A DNA window from Ostrea edulis chromosome 5, xbOstEdul1.1, whole genome shotgun sequence contains the following coding sequences:
- the LOC125652420 gene encoding CAAX prenyl protease 2-like, giving the protein MATMIFELQHWQSILVCLLFAVIYVGSLYIWNDDKNKNRDHPETIKRRFTSVSIICVIIPILLYCFGTTSNSEYAHTFLEWLGVRVSGLLPALILPLVLTMVLFLGPLTLHYVDGVFRIYLEPRYWTNSLQNLIWIRNHIVAPISEEMIYRACMLPMLVPCFGTGLSVFLCPLFFGVAHFHHMIEKVIQGRHSPSEAFKQSLFQLCYTTLFGAYSAFLFLRTGHFIAPVVAHAFCNHMGFPAFREVMAHPNTETRHKLIASFVIGLVMWMALLYPITSPFLYSNDIYNS; this is encoded by the exons ATGGCGACTATGATATTTGAGCTGCAGCATTGGCAGTCAATTTTAGTATGTTTACTGTTTGCGGTAATCTATGTAGGGAGTCTGTATATATGGAATgatgacaaaaataaaaatag GGATCACCCTGAAACCATTAAGCGTCGGTTCACCAGTGTGTCCATCATATGTGTCATCATACCCATTCTCTTGTATTGCTTTGGAACAACGTCCAACTCAGAATAT gCCCACACATTTCTGGAGTGGCTGGGAGTCCGAGTGAGCGGTCTTCTACCTGCTCTTATCCTGCCTCTTGTCCTTACAATG GTCCTTTTCTTAGGGCCACTAACTCTTCACTATGTGGATGGTGTATTTAGAATTTATTTAG aaCCTAGATATTGGACCAACAGTTTACAGAACTTAATCTGGATAAGAAACCACATTGTT GCCCCAATTTCAGAGGAGATGATATATCGGGCATGCATGTTGCCAATGTTAGTCCCATGCTTTGGAACAGGACTGTCAGTGTTTCTGTGTCCACTATTCTTTGGTGTAG CACATTTTCATCACATGATTGAGAAAGTTATACAAGGCAGACATTCACCTTCAGAGGCATTTAAACAGTCGT TGTTCCAGCTATGTTACACAACATTATTTGGTGCCTACTCAGCATTCTTATTCCTTAGAACAG GACATTTCATTGCACCAGTAGTGGCACATGCTTTCTGTAATCACATGGGTTTCCCAGCATTCCGAGAGGTTATGGCACACCCTAACACCGAGACCCGACATAAACTCATCGCTAGCTTCGTTATCGGCCTCGTCATGTGGATGGCTCTGCTCTACCCAATTACCTCCCCTTTCCTCTACAGCAATGATATCTACAATTCATAG